The Proteus terrae subsp. cibarius genome contains the following window.
AAATGGTACGTACTTTATGAGGCAGTGACCACGGTATTTTATACGCCAGGTACTGTTACACGTAATGGTGGTCATGTTCGTGACACCATTGACCTAAAACGCATGATGATTTTAGTTTGGTTATCCGTTTTCCCAGCAATGTTTTGGGGAATGTATAACGTTGGTCATCAAGCGATCCCTGCACTTAATCAGTTATATAGTGGTGCTGAATTACAGCAAATCATTGCTTCAGATTGGCACTATCGCCTTGCTGAATACCTCGGCGCATCATTAACAACAGATGCGGGTTGGGCAAGTAAGATGCTACTTGGTGCAACTTACTTCCTACCTATTTATCTAGTTGTTTTTGCGGTTGGCGGATTTTGGGAAGTTCTTTTTGCCTTTATTCGTGGCCATGAAATTAACGAAGGCTTCTTTGTTACATCAATCTTATTTGCCTTAATAGTACCGCCTACATTACCACTTTGGCAGGCTGCATTAGGTATTACGTTTGGTGTTGTTATCGCGAAAGAAATCTTTGGTGGGACAGGGCGTAACTTCTTAAACCCAGCATTAGCTGGTCGTGCATTTCTGTTCTTTGCTTATCCTGCTCAAATTTCAGGTGATTTGGTTTGGACTGCAGCTGACGGCTTCTCTGGTGCGACACCATTATCACAATGGTCTGTATCGGGTGAAAGTGCATTAGTAAATACAGTTACTCAACAGCCTATCTCTTGGATGGATGCTTTCCTTGGATATATTCCAGGGTCGATCGGTGAAGTATCAACACTGATGATTTTAATCGGTGGTGCAGTCATTCTTTTTGCTCGTATTGCTTCATGGCGTATTGTTGCTGGGGTAATGGTAGGCATGATTGCAATGTCATACCTGTTTAATTTCATCGGCTCAGATACCAATCCTCTCTTCTCAATGCCTTGGCACTGGCACTTAGTATTAGGTGGTTTTGCTTTCGGTATGATGTTTATGGCAACAGATCCAGTATCCGCATCGTTTACTGATAAAGGTAAATGGGCTTACGGTATTTTGATTGGCGTAATGGCTGTGCTTATTCGTGTCGTCAATCCGGCTTACCCAGAAGGTATGATGCTGGCAATCTTATTCGCAAACCTATTTGCACCACTGTTCGATTACGTGGTTGTTCAGGCGAATATTAAGCGGAGAAAAGCTCGTGGCTAAAGAGAAAAACAAAGATAGCGTCGCAAGAACGTTCCTTGTTGTATTTATTCTATGTCTTGTGTGTTCTGTGGTAGTAGCAGGAGCAGCTGTTGGACTGAAGTCTAAACAAGAAGAACAAAAACTTCTTGATAAACAACGTAATATTCTTGATGTTGCGGGGCTACTCGTACCTAAAATGAGTGCGACAGATGTACTGAAAGTGT
Protein-coding sequences here:
- a CDS encoding NADH:ubiquinone reductase (Na(+)-transporting) subunit B, whose protein sequence is MGLKNLFEKVEHHFEPGGKLAKWYVLYEAVTTVFYTPGTVTRNGGHVRDTIDLKRMMILVWLSVFPAMFWGMYNVGHQAIPALNQLYSGAELQQIIASDWHYRLAEYLGASLTTDAGWASKMLLGATYFLPIYLVVFAVGGFWEVLFAFIRGHEINEGFFVTSILFALIVPPTLPLWQAALGITFGVVIAKEIFGGTGRNFLNPALAGRAFLFFAYPAQISGDLVWTAADGFSGATPLSQWSVSGESALVNTVTQQPISWMDAFLGYIPGSIGEVSTLMILIGGAVILFARIASWRIVAGVMVGMIAMSYLFNFIGSDTNPLFSMPWHWHLVLGGFAFGMMFMATDPVSASFTDKGKWAYGILIGVMAVLIRVVNPAYPEGMMLAILFANLFAPLFDYVVVQANIKRRKARG